In Crinalium epipsammum PCC 9333, the following are encoded in one genomic region:
- a CDS encoding phospholipid/glycerol acyltransferase: MSNPVIQAQPPLEFIPPAFNPLVVQGVKMLLPIWLRSRTSITEIKADNVETLVDLYQQFQSGKTRFLMAFRHPSADDPFSLLYLISYILPQVAKQKGIPLQKPLHSHFMYDRGIPIWAGSIVSWLYPRLGGTSIHRGKLDRVGLRSARNLLVNGNFPLAAAPEGATNGHNELVSPLEPGIAQLGFWCAEDLLKAERSEQVFIVPIGIKYSYVQAPWKQIEQLLTTLEADSGLSANSENSQFKNQQLVSGVEPSDEVKKWLYKRVYKLGEHFLSLMENFYTKFYHQKLPTAHKKEFTSVTSTEELESQSLSYKEFSTRLHALLDVALQVAEQYFNVLPKGSLIDRCRRLEQAGWDCIYREDIKNPEKLSALEKGLADRIAAEANLRMWHMRLVESFVSVTGKYILEKPTADRFAETTLLMWDMMTRIKGGNPFMRPKLGKQRVQMTIGEPISVSERWDTYSSSRRSAKQSVENLTQDIQTAFESMI, from the coding sequence TTGTCTAATCCAGTGATCCAAGCTCAACCACCATTAGAATTTATCCCACCTGCGTTCAATCCTCTAGTAGTGCAGGGTGTGAAGATGTTGTTACCTATATGGTTGCGATCGCGCACATCCATTACTGAAATTAAAGCAGATAATGTTGAAACTTTAGTTGATTTATATCAACAATTTCAATCAGGAAAAACTAGATTCTTAATGGCATTTCGTCATCCTAGCGCTGACGACCCCTTTTCTCTGTTATACTTGATTTCTTATATATTACCACAAGTAGCAAAACAAAAGGGAATACCGCTCCAAAAACCACTTCATTCTCATTTTATGTATGATCGTGGTATTCCCATTTGGGCTGGATCAATAGTTAGTTGGCTTTATCCACGTTTAGGTGGAACATCTATTCATCGTGGCAAATTAGATCGAGTTGGTTTGCGATCTGCTCGTAACTTATTAGTTAATGGTAATTTTCCCTTGGCAGCAGCACCAGAAGGTGCAACAAATGGTCATAATGAACTTGTTAGTCCTCTAGAACCTGGCATTGCTCAGTTAGGGTTTTGGTGCGCTGAAGATTTACTTAAAGCTGAACGTTCTGAGCAAGTTTTTATTGTTCCCATTGGGATTAAATATAGTTATGTTCAAGCTCCTTGGAAACAAATAGAACAGCTTTTAACTACATTAGAAGCAGATAGTGGCTTGTCTGCAAATAGTGAAAATTCCCAATTTAAAAACCAACAGTTAGTATCAGGTGTTGAACCTTCCGATGAAGTCAAAAAATGGCTTTACAAGAGAGTTTATAAATTAGGTGAACATTTTTTATCTTTAATGGAGAACTTTTATACTAAATTTTATCATCAAAAGCTACCAACAGCACACAAAAAAGAGTTTACTAGCGTTACCTCTACAGAAGAATTAGAATCGCAGTCATTGAGTTATAAGGAATTTAGTACTAGACTTCATGCACTTTTAGATGTTGCCTTGCAGGTAGCAGAGCAATATTTTAATGTGTTACCCAAAGGAAGTTTAATTGATCGTTGTCGTCGTTTAGAACAAGCAGGATGGGATTGTATTTATCGTGAAGATATTAAAAATCCCGAAAAACTTTCAGCCTTAGAGAAAGGACTTGCAGATCGCATTGCTGCTGAGGCAAACTTAAGAATGTGGCACATGAGATTAGTGGAAAGTTTTGTATCAGTTACAGGTAAATATATTTTAGAAAAACCCACAGCCGACAGGTTTGCAGAAACAACTTTATTAATGTGGGATATGATGACCAGAATTAAAGGTGGAAACCCATTTATGCGCCCTAAATTAGGGAAACAACGGGTACAAATGACTATAGGTGAACCTATATCAGTTTCAGAGCGTTGGGATACTTATTCTAGTAGTCGCCGCAGTGCTAAACAATCTGTTGAAAATCTGACTCAAGACATACAAACTGCTTTTGAAAGTATGATTTAG
- a CDS encoding ArnT family glycosyltransferase, with the protein MYNASFARSRLKKWMRWSDTWIDQLLVLGLLLAALLLFTINLGIPLRDWDEGTVAQVAREIASAPVQSLKWLYPTLAGEPYLNKPPLIHILIAASYKLFGINEWSTRLFPASLTAISIPLLYGVGREIFKSHTPAIFSALIYLTLLPVVRHGRLAMLDGSVLCFLLLMILCVLRSRRDLRWCLGAGIAFGLICLTKGIMGVLLGAIAVLFLLWDTPRLLTSWFFWLGIILGSIPVVAWYTAQWLHYGQLFIGTGIFNQSLARIWHPVENHSGKPWYYLLEILKYTVPWLLFFPLGWRLAWQNRNYSWGKLILVWNISYFVVISVMATKLPWYVLPIYPAIALAGGAKLSETWHGWDSLPPSRIWIISLALLGLVAFAGSLYFTLLANSINLHLQLVLLSAALTFLISAVLLAQKDLQFIFVLFWGTYVTLLLFITSPHWVWELGEAYPVKPVAAMIQQHTQKSQLVYNW; encoded by the coding sequence ATGTACAATGCCAGCTTTGCACGGAGTCGCTTGAAAAAATGGATGCGTTGGTCTGATACCTGGATAGATCAATTATTAGTATTAGGATTACTATTGGCAGCGTTGCTACTCTTTACTATTAATCTTGGCATACCGCTAAGAGATTGGGATGAAGGTACTGTAGCCCAAGTTGCACGGGAGATTGCAAGTGCGCCAGTACAATCCTTAAAGTGGCTTTATCCCACGCTTGCAGGAGAACCTTATCTCAATAAACCGCCATTAATTCACATATTAATTGCTGCTAGTTATAAACTTTTTGGAATTAATGAGTGGAGTACGCGCTTATTCCCAGCTTCACTGACTGCTATTTCTATCCCATTACTATATGGGGTTGGGAGAGAAATTTTTAAAAGTCATACTCCAGCAATTTTTTCAGCGTTAATTTACTTAACGTTGTTACCAGTAGTAAGACATGGACGTTTAGCAATGCTAGATGGTTCAGTGTTGTGCTTTTTATTATTAATGATTTTGTGCGTGTTGCGATCGCGCCGTGACTTGCGTTGGTGTTTAGGTGCAGGAATCGCCTTTGGCTTAATTTGTCTTACTAAAGGGATAATGGGAGTATTATTAGGTGCGATCGCAGTTTTATTCCTACTCTGGGATACACCCAGACTCTTAACATCTTGGTTTTTTTGGTTAGGAATTATTCTAGGCAGTATCCCAGTAGTTGCTTGGTATACCGCCCAATGGTTACACTACGGACAACTATTTATTGGTACTGGTATTTTCAATCAATCTTTAGCACGTATTTGGCATCCTGTAGAAAATCATAGTGGAAAACCTTGGTATTACCTGCTAGAAATATTGAAATATACAGTGCCTTGGTTACTATTTTTTCCTTTAGGATGGCGACTAGCTTGGCAAAATCGTAACTACAGTTGGGGAAAATTAATCTTAGTGTGGAATATTAGTTATTTTGTTGTCATTTCAGTTATGGCTACAAAACTACCTTGGTATGTCTTGCCGATATATCCTGCGATCGCATTAGCTGGAGGTGCTAAACTCAGTGAAACCTGGCATGGTTGGGATAGTTTGCCACCTTCCCGAATTTGGATTATCAGTTTAGCTTTACTTGGTTTAGTTGCATTTGCTGGTAGCCTTTACTTTACCTTACTAGCAAATTCCATCAACTTACATTTACAGCTTGTGCTATTATCTGCGGCGCTAACATTTTTAATATCCGCAGTACTGTTAGCGCAAAAAGACTTGCAGTTTATCTTCGTGCTATTTTGGGGTACTTATGTCACCCTACTATTATTTATCACTTCTCCCCATTGGGTTTGGGAACTAGGCGAAGCATATCCAGTTAAACCTGTTGCTGCAATGATTCAACAGCACACACAAAAGAGTCAGTTAGTTTACAACTGGTAG
- a CDS encoding hybrid sensor histidine kinase/response regulator: protein MPYTKLLVVEDEEIVAFDIESTLNTLGYDVIAVVSSGEEAIQEAATSKPDLVLMDIRLKGSMDGIQAGSIIKQFNIPVVYLTAHADAATLQRAKISTPFGYVVKPFEEIALQTTIEIALSRHQAEETMRQALKKEQELNELKSQFISIASHEFRTPLTTIRLSTDMLEILCRDYMDEKKIKHFNRIHTSITEMVQLMNDVLMVEKAEAGKLEFEPIQLNLKDFCGELIEQLQFNAREQYLITFNSPNNINACIDETLMRYILSNLLSNAIKYSPQGGTINVELNCKDETVILRIQDWGIGIPQENQAQLFQPFYRASNARKIQGTGVGLSIVKQCVDLHGGQIAVESELGVGTTFTVTLPVVN from the coding sequence ATGCCCTATACCAAGCTTCTAGTTGTTGAAGATGAAGAAATTGTAGCTTTCGATATTGAAAGTACCCTCAATACGCTAGGGTATGACGTTATTGCTGTCGTTTCTTCTGGAGAAGAAGCAATCCAAGAAGCTGCTACAAGTAAGCCGGATCTCGTACTAATGGATATTAGGCTTAAAGGCAGTATGGATGGTATACAAGCGGGATCGATTATAAAGCAATTCAATATCCCAGTCGTGTATCTAACTGCCCATGCTGATGCAGCAACCCTGCAACGAGCAAAAATCAGCACCCCTTTTGGCTATGTGGTGAAACCGTTTGAGGAAATAGCACTACAGACAACAATTGAAATTGCGCTTTCCCGTCATCAAGCTGAAGAAACAATGCGTCAGGCATTAAAAAAAGAACAGGAACTCAACGAACTAAAATCTCAGTTTATTTCTATTGCCTCTCATGAATTCCGTACACCTCTGACTACTATCCGTTTGTCAACCGATATGCTAGAGATTCTTTGTCGAGACTACATGGATGAAAAGAAAATTAAACATTTTAATCGAATTCACACCTCAATTACTGAAATGGTTCAACTTATGAATGATGTTTTAATGGTAGAAAAAGCCGAGGCAGGTAAGCTAGAATTTGAACCAATTCAGCTAAATTTAAAAGATTTTTGTGGTGAATTGATTGAACAATTACAGTTTAATGCTAGAGAGCAGTATCTGATTACCTTTAACAGTCCAAATAACATCAATGCTTGCATAGATGAAACATTGATGCGCTATATTCTGAGTAATTTGCTTTCTAATGCCATTAAATATTCTCCTCAAGGTGGCACTATTAACGTTGAACTCAACTGTAAAGATGAAACTGTTATCCTCCGCATCCAAGATTGGGGTATAGGTATCCCCCAAGAAAACCAGGCGCAGTTGTTTCAGCCTTTCTATCGCGCATCTAATGCCAGAAAAATTCAAGGTACAGGGGTAGGGTTATCTATTGTCAAACAATGTGTAGATTTGCATGGCGGTCAAATTGCTGTAGAAAGTGAACTTGGGGTCGGTACAACGTTTACCGTCACGCTACCAGTTGTAAACTAA
- a CDS encoding PAS domain S-box protein, whose translation MNNQPLKNEATPLVAINQYQILDTEPEAAFDDIARLATLVCGTPIALINLIDGNRQWLKSNIGLNVKELPLVAGFCRICIEQGDVLLIADTLADEQFAINLVVQNHPHVRFYAGAPLITPDGNAIGTLCAIDTKPRELRAEQVEALRALSRQVVNLLELRRHVTELESMIALQQVTQSALQESEERYRSVVTAMQEGIVLHQADGTILTCNPSAERILGLSAEQIVGRTSVDPRWRTVDSDGSVFPGETYPAMLTLRTGKPCSNVVMGVHKPDGVITWISINSQPLYLPGETTPYAVVASFSDITAQKLAEAALQQANETLELKVQERTVLLQQAIEQLETEARSRVQAEETLNKEREFLKALLENLSDGIVVCDENGILTLFNRATRKFHGMPQQPLPPEEWAQLYDLYLPDGCTPMQKEDIPLYQALQGKTIRDVEMVIVPRQGKVRIVLASGQAIIDRHGKKLGAVLVMHDITAHKAIEAALIESESRLNSILNSIQDAVWSIAYDTFEILYLNPASEKLHARSRQDFFDNPYLWHEVIHPDDKDSVENYMKKLLETGSIEHEYRIIRADGEVRWANNKGWLVYDYTGKPVRIDGLASDITERKQAEDKLKASLQEKETLLKEVHHRVKNNLQIISSLLRLQSKQIRDADVLELFQESQNRVRTMALIHEKLYQSDNLAKIDFLEYIQTLIQELSRSYGASKQAIAFKLNIEKVHLEVDMAIPCGLIINELVSNSLKYAFKDRQTGEIDISLVQHSQSNSFILTISDNGVGLPQNLDFRKTQSLGLQLVCRLTKQLGGSINLNPSQGTAFQIIFPTPSEQEYN comes from the coding sequence ATGAATAATCAACCGTTAAAGAATGAAGCTACACCCCTTGTAGCCATTAATCAGTATCAAATTCTCGATACTGAACCGGAAGCGGCTTTTGACGATATCGCTCGTTTAGCCACGCTTGTTTGTGGAACGCCGATCGCCTTAATCAATTTAATTGATGGAAACCGTCAATGGCTTAAATCAAATATTGGTTTGAATGTCAAAGAATTACCCCTTGTAGCAGGATTTTGCCGCATTTGTATTGAGCAAGGCGATGTTCTTCTGATAGCTGATACCTTAGCGGATGAACAGTTTGCGATTAACTTAGTCGTACAGAATCATCCCCACGTGCGATTTTATGCGGGTGCGCCCCTGATTACGCCTGACGGAAATGCCATTGGTACGCTTTGTGCGATCGACACAAAACCAAGAGAACTCAGGGCAGAACAAGTTGAGGCACTGAGAGCTTTAAGCCGTCAAGTCGTAAACCTTTTAGAGTTACGCCGTCATGTAACTGAGTTAGAAAGCATGATCGCATTGCAGCAAGTTACACAGTCAGCCTTACAAGAAAGTGAGGAACGATATCGTTCAGTGGTAACGGCGATGCAAGAGGGAATTGTACTACACCAGGCTGATGGTACTATCCTTACTTGCAATCCTAGCGCCGAACGTATCCTGGGACTGTCTGCTGAACAAATTGTCGGACGGACTTCTGTCGATCCACGCTGGCGCACTGTTGATTCTGATGGCTCTGTTTTCCCTGGCGAAACTTACCCAGCAATGCTTACTTTGCGTACTGGTAAACCTTGCTCAAATGTAGTGATGGGAGTTCATAAGCCAGATGGGGTAATAACTTGGATCTCTATCAATTCCCAACCGTTGTACTTACCTGGAGAGACAACACCCTATGCCGTAGTGGCTTCATTTTCCGACATCACTGCTCAAAAACTTGCAGAAGCAGCGCTGCAACAGGCGAATGAAACGCTAGAACTTAAAGTTCAAGAGCGCACAGTCTTATTGCAGCAGGCGATCGAGCAGCTAGAAACTGAGGCGAGATCTAGAGTGCAGGCAGAGGAGACTTTAAATAAGGAACGAGAATTTTTAAAAGCATTACTAGAAAATTTATCCGACGGGATTGTGGTTTGCGATGAAAATGGAATTTTGACTTTATTTAATCGAGCTACGCGAAAGTTTCATGGAATGCCGCAACAACCACTTCCACCCGAAGAGTGGGCGCAATTATATGACTTGTATTTACCTGATGGCTGTACGCCGATGCAAAAGGAAGATATTCCGCTATATCAAGCATTGCAAGGAAAAACGATTCGTGACGTAGAAATGGTCATCGTTCCCAGACAAGGGAAAGTTCGCATCGTACTCGCTAGCGGACAAGCAATTATCGATCGTCACGGGAAAAAACTCGGTGCAGTGCTGGTAATGCACGATATTACGGCTCATAAAGCAATAGAAGCAGCACTTATTGAGAGCGAGTCACGACTAAACAGCATTTTGAACTCAATTCAAGATGCTGTTTGGTCGATCGCCTATGATACCTTTGAGATACTTTACCTGAATCCAGCCAGCGAAAAGCTTCATGCACGTTCTCGTCAAGACTTCTTCGATAACCCGTACTTGTGGCATGAAGTTATTCACCCAGACGACAAGGATAGTGTTGAGAACTATATGAAAAAACTCTTGGAGACAGGAAGTATAGAACACGAGTACCGCATTATCCGCGCCGATGGTGAAGTGCGCTGGGCAAACAATAAAGGCTGGCTGGTTTATGACTATACAGGTAAACCCGTTCGGATCGATGGTTTAGCCTCAGACATCACTGAACGCAAACAAGCAGAAGACAAACTCAAAGCTTCTCTGCAAGAAAAAGAAACTCTGCTTAAAGAAGTTCACCATCGAGTGAAAAACAACCTGCAAATTATTTCTAGCTTGTTGCGGTTGCAGTCTAAGCAAATTCGGGATGCAGATGTACTCGAACTTTTCCAAGAAAGCCAAAACCGCGTGCGGACGATGGCACTAATTCACGAAAAACTTTATCAATCTGATAATTTAGCGAAGATAGATTTTCTAGAATATATACAAACCCTCATTCAGGAGCTATCCCGTTCGTATGGCGCTTCCAAGCAGGCGATCGCTTTTAAGCTCAACATAGAGAAAGTTCACTTAGAAGTCGATATGGCTATTCCCTGTGGATTAATTATTAACGAACTTGTTTCCAACTCCCTCAAATATGCCTTTAAAGATCGCCAAACAGGTGAAATTGATATTAGCCTTGTTCAGCACAGCCAGAGCAATAGTTTTATCCTTACCATTAGTGATAACGGGGTTGGCTTACCGCAAAATTTAGACTTTCGTAAAACTCAATCCCTTGGCTTACAGCTTGTTTGTAGATTAACCAAGCAACTAGGAGGTAGCATTAACCTTAATCCAAGTCAGGGAACTGCATTTCAAATTATATTTCCTACCCCCAGCGAGCAAGAATATAACTAA
- a CDS encoding chloride channel protein → MTATPHSEVLLPPSSASASPASRITSTLNQIQPSPETVVLLLAILIGGFTGMGVVTFHYLIKLIHSLMLEELMGVLFHWGAWTLALVPIIGGIIVGLMRLAAPDFGPSMSTLIAAFQGIQEMSPLRPVTKMVAASVSLGTGASLGPEGPSVEIGASFGVLLGQVLQVSRERQRLLLGAGAAAGLAAGFNAPIAGVFFALEVVLGTSFATSAVSVVLLSAVVASLIAQIGLGTQPAFTLPVYEVRSPLELPLYLGLGVLASVVSVAYTQSIKFSQRCFRGEVPSFKWLTLIPSAAHPVIGGACVGIAALYVPQILGIGYETIEAMLQDVDFSLGLLLTLLVIKLIMTAISLGSGLVGGVFAPAMFLGSSLGAAYGKVLAALIPVGMINIAAPPAYAMVGMAAVLAGSAKAPLTAILLMFELTRDYRIVLPLMAAVGLSIWLVERLKPAQSQGKNLQQIGINVEKDQNQEILKQIPVGDAMYLPAIMLDSQMPVLEAGVALTNSRSRSALVINDTEQLIGIVTLQDINRAIALSERASRSELDSPKDDLIYQLIADICTTNLLYAYYDEPIADALDRMAARGLHQLPVVDRDNPQEVLGVLEQEGIDLAYSVAVTRKALRSYISTTTVTKVNLPTLKQTA, encoded by the coding sequence ATGACCGCAACTCCTCATTCTGAGGTGCTGCTGCCGCCATCTTCCGCCTCGGCATCACCTGCATCGCGTATTACTAGCACTCTCAATCAAATACAACCTTCCCCAGAAACAGTCGTCCTGCTACTAGCCATCTTAATAGGTGGCTTCACTGGTATGGGCGTTGTTACTTTTCACTACTTAATTAAGCTCATCCATAGCTTAATGCTAGAGGAACTGATGGGTGTTCTCTTCCATTGGGGTGCGTGGACATTAGCATTAGTACCCATAATTGGAGGAATTATCGTTGGGTTAATGCGTCTGGCTGCCCCTGATTTTGGCCCCAGTATGTCCACCCTAATTGCTGCCTTTCAAGGTATTCAGGAAATGTCGCCTCTGCGACCAGTCACCAAAATGGTCGCAGCTTCCGTTTCATTGGGAACTGGTGCGTCTTTGGGACCCGAAGGACCTAGCGTAGAAATTGGCGCAAGTTTTGGCGTACTACTTGGTCAAGTCTTACAAGTTTCTCGTGAACGCCAAAGATTACTTTTAGGGGCTGGCGCTGCTGCTGGTTTAGCTGCTGGATTTAATGCGCCTATTGCTGGAGTATTCTTTGCCTTAGAAGTAGTATTAGGAACTAGCTTTGCTACCTCAGCAGTTAGTGTTGTATTGCTATCGGCTGTCGTTGCATCTTTAATTGCTCAAATTGGTTTAGGTACACAACCAGCTTTTACCCTACCAGTATATGAAGTACGCAGTCCCCTAGAATTACCTCTCTACTTAGGATTAGGTGTATTAGCCAGCGTCGTATCAGTAGCCTACACTCAATCAATCAAATTCTCTCAACGTTGTTTTCGGGGAGAAGTACCTAGCTTTAAATGGTTGACTCTAATTCCTAGCGCGGCTCATCCTGTAATCGGTGGCGCGTGTGTAGGAATTGCCGCTTTATATGTTCCTCAAATTCTCGGTATCGGCTATGAAACTATTGAAGCTATGCTTCAAGATGTTGATTTTTCCTTGGGGTTACTGCTAACTCTGCTGGTAATCAAGTTAATTATGACCGCAATTAGCCTTGGTAGTGGCTTAGTTGGCGGGGTATTTGCACCAGCAATGTTTTTAGGTTCCTCATTAGGTGCGGCTTATGGCAAAGTTTTAGCAGCTTTAATACCAGTAGGCATGATTAATATTGCTGCACCGCCAGCTTATGCAATGGTAGGAATGGCAGCCGTCCTTGCGGGTAGTGCCAAAGCACCCTTGACAGCAATTTTATTAATGTTTGAACTAACTAGAGACTACCGAATTGTTTTACCATTGATGGCGGCAGTCGGTTTAAGTATTTGGTTGGTAGAGCGACTAAAGCCAGCACAAAGTCAGGGAAAAAATCTGCAACAGATTGGTATTAATGTCGAAAAAGACCAAAATCAGGAGATTTTGAAGCAAATTCCCGTAGGCGATGCTATGTATCTCCCCGCTATCATGCTAGATAGTCAAATGCCTGTATTGGAAGCAGGTGTAGCTTTAACAAACAGCCGCAGTCGTAGTGCTTTAGTGATTAATGATACTGAGCAGCTAATTGGCATTGTCACTTTACAAGATATTAATCGCGCAATTGCTCTTTCGGAACGGGCATCACGCTCTGAATTAGATTCACCAAAAGATGATTTAATCTATCAGCTAATTGCTGATATTTGCACAACTAATTTACTATATGCCTACTATGATGAGCCGATAGCTGACGCTTTAGACCGGATGGCTGCTAGAGGACTTCATCAACTACCAGTTGTTGATAGAGACAACCCGCAGGAAGTTTTAGGTGTCTTAGAACAGGAAGGAATTGATTTAGCTTATAGTGTTGCTGTCACGCGCAAGGCTTTGCGTAGTTATATATCAACTACAACAGTAACAAAAGTAAATTTACCGACTCTCAAGCAAACTGCTTAA
- a CDS encoding AbrB family transcriptional regulator, whose protein sequence is MNKKKKIDPLAGEELTKKVKELGNLSKEEKARACGYYTVTKNGVERVNMMKFLNALIDAEGIQLDSKQNGQGRGGRSASYRISVQSNGNLLIGSAYTKQMGLQPGDEFEITLGRKHIHLKQLDGDGEAIEE, encoded by the coding sequence ATGAATAAAAAGAAAAAAATTGACCCGCTTGCGGGTGAAGAACTGACCAAAAAAGTCAAAGAACTGGGCAACCTCAGTAAAGAAGAAAAAGCAAGAGCCTGTGGCTACTATACCGTCACCAAAAACGGTGTAGAGCGCGTCAACATGATGAAATTCTTGAACGCATTAATTGATGCCGAAGGAATTCAGTTAGACAGCAAACAAAATGGACAAGGGCGTGGCGGTCGTAGTGCCAGCTACCGGATTAGTGTGCAATCTAATGGCAACCTATTGATTGGTTCTGCTTACACCAAACAAATGGGCTTACAACCAGGTGATGAGTTTGAAATCACTTTAGGAAGAAAGCACATTCATCTCAAACAATTAGATGGCGACGGCGAAGCTATCGAAGAATAA
- a CDS encoding Rrf2 family transcriptional regulator, translating to MKLTTRGHYSVKALLDLSLQPNYGPTSVKAIASRQDLPAPYLEKLLIEMRRAGLVQSIRGSQGGYQLAREPINISLGQILEAVGETIEPLKSQTPDANLAGDWVTFTLWRRLHQKLKEALYSITLADLYYDARSWQASQGETTSFVV from the coding sequence ATGAAACTTACAACCCGTGGACACTATAGTGTTAAGGCACTTTTAGATCTCAGTCTCCAGCCTAATTATGGTCCAACTTCAGTCAAGGCGATCGCATCTCGTCAAGATTTACCTGCACCTTATTTAGAAAAGCTACTGATAGAAATGCGCCGTGCTGGTTTAGTACAATCAATTCGAGGTTCCCAAGGTGGATATCAACTCGCCCGTGAACCTATAAACATTTCTCTAGGACAAATTCTAGAAGCAGTAGGCGAAACAATTGAACCACTTAAGAGCCAAACACCAGATGCTAATCTAGCAGGAGACTGGGTAACATTTACTTTATGGCGGCGTTTGCATCAAAAACTCAAAGAGGCGTTGTACAGTATCACTCTGGCAGACCTTTACTATGATGCTCGCAGTTGGCAAGCTTCTCAAGGTGAGACGACAAGTTTTGTTGTATAA
- a CDS encoding GFA family protein: MTQVKEPVTYEGGCHCGAVRFRVIVDKQQATDCNCSICTKKGFLHLIVQCDRFTLLQGDDALTTYTFNTGIAKHTFCRICGIHSFYRPRSHPDAIDVNIRCLDENVIDQFDIQPFDGRNWEKNIDSLHSNSI; the protein is encoded by the coding sequence ATGACACAAGTAAAAGAACCTGTTACTTATGAAGGCGGTTGTCACTGTGGCGCTGTCCGCTTTCGGGTAATTGTTGACAAGCAGCAAGCAACTGATTGTAACTGCTCTATATGTACAAAAAAGGGATTCTTACACTTGATTGTGCAGTGCGATCGCTTTACTTTACTACAAGGTGATGATGCTTTAACCACGTATACATTTAATACAGGTATCGCTAAACACACTTTTTGTCGCATCTGTGGAATTCACTCTTTTTATCGTCCCCGTTCTCATCCCGATGCAATTGATGTAAATATTCGCTGTTTGGATGAGAATGTGATTGATCAATTTGACATTCAACCCTTTGATGGCAGGAATTGGGAAAAAAATATTGACTCGTTGCACTCAAATTCAATTTAG
- the cbiB gene encoding adenosylcobinamide-phosphate synthase CbiB — protein MQLSINTTVLILAASLDYIIGDPWGWTHPVQVMGWFISNFSQVAIKYISSPLLKRLAGIYLGIVLIVGSGLIGWLIVQLANWVHPLLGIAISSILLASCFAGRSLRAAAEDVLQPLATNDLTEARSRLSKYVGRDTENLSTSEILRAVLETVTENATDGVMAPLFYAILGACLPGVGSVALALAYKAASTLDSMVGYRDEPYTDLGWFSAKFEDMLTWLPCRLTVITLALMSGKPRQVWSICSRDAIKDPSPNSGWSECAYAAVLGVQVGGDNYYRGVIKHKPLLGDATSAIAPASIHQALRLTRYCFLLWLGITTILLLIASY, from the coding sequence ATGCAACTCAGTATTAATACTACAGTTTTAATTTTGGCAGCGAGTTTGGATTACATTATTGGTGATCCTTGGGGATGGACTCACCCAGTTCAAGTTATGGGTTGGTTCATTAGTAATTTTTCCCAGGTGGCGATTAAATATATATCTAGTCCGCTATTAAAACGGTTAGCTGGTATCTACCTGGGAATAGTACTAATTGTTGGTAGTGGACTAATAGGTTGGTTAATAGTGCAACTAGCTAACTGGGTACATCCATTATTAGGTATTGCTATCAGCAGCATTTTACTAGCTAGTTGTTTTGCAGGTCGTTCTCTAAGAGCAGCAGCAGAGGATGTTTTGCAACCATTAGCAACAAATGATTTAACTGAGGCGCGTTCTCGGTTAAGTAAATATGTTGGTCGTGATACTGAAAATCTCTCTACATCAGAAATTCTTCGTGCTGTCTTAGAAACAGTTACAGAAAATGCCACTGATGGGGTAATGGCTCCGCTATTCTATGCGATTCTCGGAGCTTGTTTACCAGGAGTGGGTAGCGTAGCATTAGCTTTAGCTTACAAAGCTGCTAGTACTTTAGATTCGATGGTTGGCTACCGAGATGAACCATACACTGATTTAGGTTGGTTCAGTGCTAAGTTTGAGGATATGCTGACTTGGCTACCTTGCCGATTAACTGTAATTACTTTGGCGCTGATGAGTGGCAAACCAAGGCAAGTTTGGAGTATTTGTAGCCGTGATGCTATTAAAGATCCTAGCCCCAATTCTGGTTGGAGTGAGTGTGCTTATGCAGCAGTTCTCGGTGTGCAGGTAGGGGGGGATAACTATTATAGAGGAGTTATTAAGCATAAACCTTTGTTGGGGGATGCGACGAGTGCGATCGCGCCAGCATCTATTCACCAAGCTTTGCGCCTAACCCGCTATTGCTTTCTCCTCTGGTTGGGAATAACCACTATATTGTTACTTATTGCATCCTATTAA